From the Patescibacteria group bacterium genome, one window contains:
- a CDS encoding RpiB/LacA/LacB family sugar-phosphate isomerase → MLYIISDHRGFELKEKIKQYLSNKGIEFEDLGAFEYIQGDDYPDYAKKLAEKILAGKENLGVALCGSGAGMTIALNRFRGVFAGLAANPKMARANKQEDNINVLVLPANFIDEKTALESVNAFLIAEFDNAERRIRRLKKIEELN, encoded by the coding sequence ATGTTATACATAATCAGTGATCATCGCGGGTTTGAATTGAAAGAAAAAATCAAACAATATCTTTCAAACAAAGGTATCGAGTTTGAAGACTTGGGCGCTTTTGAATATATCCAGGGCGATGATTATCCTGATTATGCTAAGAAATTGGCAGAGAAAATTTTAGCAGGCAAGGAAAATTTAGGCGTTGCTCTATGCGGTTCAGGCGCGGGAATGACAATCGCTTTAAACCGATTCAGGGGGGTTTTCGCTGGTTTAGCCGCTAATCCGAAAATGGCGCGGGCAAACAAACAAGAAGACAATATCAATGTCTTGGTTTTGCCGGCTAATTTTATTGATGAGAAAACTGCGCTAGAATCAGTTAATGCGTTTTTAATTGCAGAGTTTGATAACGCTGAACGTAGAATCAGGCGGTTGAAAAAAATTGAAGAGTTGAATTAA
- a CDS encoding glyceraldehyde 3-phosphate dehydrogenase NAD-binding domain-containing protein, protein MTKPLRIAINGFGRIGRLVFRLGFGDPDFEFVALNDLGEPENMLYLLKYDTVYGRYGKELGIKNNELSVGKAKSSAQLVIGGKELPLFQEKEPLNLPWQELDIDLVIESTGAFESYEKAKVHLDAGAKRILLSAPSKDEDGENGKTVLIGVNEDDLKTCLISSNGSCTTNSAHPVIQILSEKIGIKKAILSTVHGYTATQNLVDGPVKGHDLRRGRAAGQNIVPSTTGAATTVTKAVKELAGRFDGIAFRVPVVAGSIADITMLMTRETTPEEINQILEEAAKEPRWNKIMKTTNEPLVSSDIVGQAYGAIVDLGFTKVVDGDLVKVLSWYDNEMGYTRTLIEHARAIKRVL, encoded by the coding sequence ATGACTAAACCTTTGAGGATTGCGATTAATGGTTTTGGCCGGATCGGCCGGCTGGTCTTCCGATTGGGGTTTGGCGATCCGGATTTTGAGTTTGTTGCTTTAAACGATCTGGGCGAACCGGAAAATATGCTCTATCTGCTGAAATACGACACTGTTTATGGCAGATACGGGAAAGAATTAGGGATTAAGAATAATGAATTAAGCGTTGGCAAAGCAAAAAGTTCTGCCCAGCTAGTGATCGGCGGCAAAGAATTGCCCCTTTTTCAGGAAAAAGAGCCGCTAAATCTTCCCTGGCAAGAGCTGGACATAGATTTGGTGATTGAGTCAACCGGAGCGTTTGAGTCTTATGAAAAAGCTAAAGTTCACTTGGATGCCGGCGCTAAAAGAATTTTATTGTCTGCGCCGTCAAAAGATGAAGATGGCGAAAATGGCAAAACAGTTTTAATTGGGGTTAATGAAGATGATTTAAAAACTTGTTTGATTTCGTCAAACGGTTCTTGCACGACTAATTCGGCCCATCCGGTGATTCAGATTTTGTCAGAGAAAATCGGGATTAAAAAAGCGATTTTATCAACTGTTCACGGCTATACCGCCACTCAAAATCTTGTTGACGGACCGGTTAAGGGGCACGATTTGAGGCGCGGCCGGGCCGCTGGCCAAAACATTGTTCCGTCAACTACTGGCGCGGCAACCACAGTAACTAAAGCAGTAAAGGAATTGGCCGGCAGGTTTGATGGGATTGCTTTTCGGGTGCCGGTAGTAGCTGGTTCAATTGCAGATATTACTATGTTGATGACGCGGGAGACTACCCCGGAGGAAATTAATCAAATTTTGGAAGAAGCAGCCAAAGAACCGCGCTGGAACAAAATAATGAAAACCACTAACGAGCCGTTGGTGTCCTCAGATATTGTTGGTCAGGCCTATGGCGCGATCGTTGATTTAGGTTTTACTAAAGTCGTTGATGGGGATTTAGTTAAGGTGCTGTCTTGGTATGATAATGAGATGGGGTACACTCGAACATTGATTGAACACGCTCGCGCTATAAAACGAGTTTTATAG